A window of Diospyros lotus cultivar Yz01 chromosome 14, ASM1463336v1, whole genome shotgun sequence contains these coding sequences:
- the LOC127789685 gene encoding tetraspanin-8-like, whose product MVRLSNSIVVLVNVLTLVISVAVIGGAAWSYTHPGSLCHRVLQQPLLFLGLSLLAVSLLGLIGACCRVQFLLWIYLFVMFVLIVGLVCFTVFTVVVTNKGVGKAVSDKGYKEYRLGDYSNWLRKYVVNQENWAKIRSCLVVADVCSTLGANPNETLADFRKRTLSPIQSGCCKPPTSCGFKFKNATYWTAPKTGGPAAADGDCATWSNNQSVLCYGCQSCKAGVLANIKKEWKLLAIINVVVLVFVIIIYSIGCCALRNVRSSGYLQSGKGHP is encoded by the exons ATGGTTCGGTTAAGCAACAGCATCGTCGTGTTGGTAAACGTCCTAACGCTGGTGATATCCGTGGCGGTAATCGGCGGCGCCGCCTGGTCCTACACCCATCCTGGCTCCCTCTGCCACCGCGTCCTCCAGCAGCCGCTTCTCTTCTTGGGTTTGTCCCTCCTGGCGGTGTCCCTACTAGGGCTGATCGGCGCCTGTTGCCGAGTCCAGTTCTTGCTCTGGATTTATCTATTTGTGATGTTCGTTCTGATCGTTGGCTTGGTTTGCTTCACGGTCTTCACCGTCGTCGTCACCAACAAGGGCGTCGGCAAGGCGGTTTCCGACAAGGGCTACAAGGAGTACCGCCTCGGCGACTACTCCAACTGGCTCCGCAAGTACGTCGTTAATCAGGAGAACTGGGCCAAGATTAGGAGTTGTTTGGTTGTTGCTGATGTTTGTTCCACACTTGGAGCCAACCCTAACGAGACTCTCGCTGATTTCAGAAAGAGAACCCTATCTCCCATACAG TCGGGTTGCTGCAAGCCGCCAACTTCCTGCGGCTTCAAGTTCAAGAACGCCACCTACTGGACGGCCCCGAAGACCGGTGGGCCTGCGGCGGCAGACGGGGACTGCGCCACCTGGAGCAACAACCAGTCGGTGCTGTGCTACGGGTGCCAGTCATGCAAGGCCGGAGTTCTGGCCAACATCAAGAAGGAATGGAAGCTTCTGGCAATCATAAACGTCGTCGTTCTGGTCTTCGTTATCATCATCTACTCCATCGGCTGCTGCGCCCTCAGGAACGTCCGATCAAGTGGGTACCTGCAGAGCGGCAAAGGCCACCCCTGA